The following coding sequences are from one Frigoribacterium sp. Leaf415 window:
- the cydC gene encoding thiol reductant ABC exporter subunit CydC — protein MTRSLLRTAQPGARRAAPGIVFGSLSALSAVALLAASAYLITRAAEQPPILYLSLAVVGVRAFALTRAVFRYLERLSSHDAAFRQLAVVRTELYRRLIRVAPAGLGRTDRGDLLARVVGDVDALQDLPLRVVQPLVVSGLTSVVAVVGVALVSPAAAVVLAGALVVAFVVGCVAADRLARRSERTLADRRGALSAAVVDLVQNLDVLVAFEAVDRQLGRVAGLDDDLRRASSRRALTGGVVAAVLSALSGAAVLATIPVVAPDVASGGLTGPAFALVALVPLAVFEVVGAVPTAVLAWRRVRASGDRVESAVPVEVPAGVIDDEAAGGSDAGPVELVRSVGSAVSAPAPALRLRGVSATWPGAAGPALRGVDLDVAVGDRLVVEGPSGAGKTTLASVLARFVEHTGRYEVGGVDTATLAPAAVRATVGLIEQTPYLFDESLRQNLLFARDTATDDDLLAVLERVGLGRWATERGGLDAPVGERGVLVSGGQAQRISLARALLRGFPVLVLDEPTAGLDPETARRLVRDVLTTARDDGSTVVVISHVEVPAELVTRRVRIEAGRLSEVEVEGDLEPDAALDDDA, from the coding sequence GTGACCCGCTCGTTGCTCCGCACCGCCCAGCCCGGTGCGCGCCGGGCCGCCCCCGGCATCGTCTTCGGATCGCTCAGCGCCCTGTCGGCGGTGGCGTTGCTCGCGGCGTCGGCGTACCTCATCACGCGGGCCGCCGAGCAGCCGCCGATCCTCTACCTCTCGCTCGCCGTCGTCGGCGTCCGCGCCTTCGCCCTGACCCGGGCGGTCTTCCGCTACCTCGAACGGTTGTCGAGCCACGACGCGGCCTTCCGCCAGCTGGCGGTGGTCCGCACCGAGCTCTACCGGCGCCTGATCCGCGTCGCGCCGGCGGGCCTCGGCCGCACGGATCGCGGCGACCTGCTGGCGCGCGTCGTCGGCGACGTCGACGCCCTGCAGGACCTTCCCCTGCGGGTCGTGCAGCCGCTCGTGGTGTCGGGACTCACCTCGGTCGTCGCGGTCGTCGGCGTCGCCCTCGTGTCCCCGGCGGCGGCGGTCGTCCTGGCGGGCGCACTCGTCGTCGCGTTCGTCGTCGGCTGCGTCGCCGCCGACCGGCTCGCCCGCCGCAGTGAGCGCACCCTCGCCGACCGGCGCGGGGCGCTCTCGGCCGCCGTGGTCGACCTCGTGCAGAACCTCGACGTGCTCGTCGCGTTCGAGGCGGTGGACCGCCAGCTCGGCCGGGTCGCGGGACTCGACGACGACCTGCGCCGCGCCTCCTCGCGTCGGGCCCTGACCGGGGGCGTCGTCGCCGCCGTGCTCTCGGCGCTGTCGGGTGCCGCCGTGCTCGCGACGATCCCCGTCGTCGCGCCCGACGTCGCCTCGGGCGGGCTGACCGGCCCGGCCTTCGCCTTGGTCGCCCTCGTGCCCCTCGCCGTCTTCGAGGTCGTCGGAGCCGTCCCGACGGCCGTGCTGGCCTGGCGTCGCGTCCGGGCGAGCGGTGACCGCGTCGAGTCGGCGGTGCCGGTCGAGGTGCCGGCCGGCGTCATCGACGACGAGGCCGCCGGAGGGTCGGACGCCGGCCCCGTCGAGCTCGTCCGATCGGTCGGATCCGCCGTGTCGGCACCCGCGCCCGCCCTGCGTCTGCGCGGCGTCTCGGCGACGTGGCCGGGGGCGGCCGGCCCCGCGCTCCGCGGCGTCGACCTCGATGTGGCCGTGGGCGACCGGCTCGTGGTCGAGGGGCCGAGCGGCGCGGGCAAGACCACGCTGGCCTCGGTGCTGGCCCGGTTCGTCGAGCACACGGGTCGCTACGAGGTCGGGGGAGTCGACACCGCGACCCTCGCCCCGGCCGCCGTCCGGGCCACGGTCGGCCTGATCGAACAGACGCCCTACCTCTTCGACGAGTCCCTGCGGCAGAACCTGCTCTTCGCCCGCGACACGGCCACCGACGACGACCTGCTCGCGGTGCTGGAGCGCGTCGGACTGGGCCGCTGGGCCACCGAGCGCGGCGGGCTCGACGCACCGGTGGGCGAGCGGGGCGTCCTCGTCTCGGGCGGCCAGGCCCAGCGCATCTCACTGGCCCGTGCCCTCCTGCGGGGGTTCCCGGTGCTCGTGCTCGACGAGCCCACCGCCGGACTCGATCCCGAGACCGCTCGTCGGCTCGTGCGCGACGTCCTCACGACGGCCCGCGACGACGGTTCGACGGTCGTCGTGATCTCGCACGTCGAGGTGCCGGCCGAGCTGGTGACGCGTCGCGTGCGCATCGAGGCGGGCCGCCTGAGCGAGGTCGAGGTCGAGGGCGACCTCGAACCCGACGCCGCCCTCGACGACGACGCCTGA
- a CDS encoding ABC transporter substrate-binding protein — translation MITANKKGRLTVLGAVAIGAMVALAGCASSDPLSSGDSSASGDGDTLVIGSQQYYSNEIIAELYAQALEAKGYKVDRQYQIGQREVYLPELESGKIDVFPEYTGNLLQYYDKEETAKSPEEVETALAAALPDGLTALKAAAASDQDSYNVTKEFSEENDITSLADLKNYSGTLTLGAPPENAERPYGPPGLKSIYGVDVTSTPIDDGGGPLTVKALTDGSVQLADIYTASPLIAENDLVTLEDPENMILPQNVVPIVSDKVDSDAQAVIDGVDAVLSASDLQELNSKSQTDKESSATIAKDYLTEKGLLDS, via the coding sequence GTGATCACAGCGAACAAGAAGGGCCGGCTCACCGTTCTCGGCGCAGTCGCGATCGGGGCCATGGTGGCCCTGGCAGGGTGCGCGTCGAGCGACCCGCTGAGCTCCGGCGATTCGTCCGCGTCGGGCGACGGCGACACGCTCGTCATCGGCTCGCAGCAGTACTACTCGAACGAGATCATCGCCGAGCTCTACGCCCAGGCGCTCGAGGCCAAGGGCTACAAGGTCGACCGTCAGTACCAGATCGGTCAGCGCGAGGTGTACCTGCCCGAGCTCGAGTCGGGCAAGATCGACGTCTTCCCCGAGTACACCGGCAACCTGCTGCAGTACTACGACAAAGAAGAGACCGCGAAGTCGCCCGAAGAGGTCGAGACGGCCCTCGCCGCCGCCCTGCCCGACGGTCTGACCGCGTTGAAGGCCGCCGCGGCGTCCGACCAGGACAGCTACAACGTGACGAAGGAGTTCTCCGAGGAGAACGACATCACGAGCCTGGCCGATCTCAAGAACTACTCCGGCACGCTGACGCTGGGTGCTCCGCCCGAGAACGCCGAGCGCCCCTACGGCCCTCCCGGCCTGAAGAGCATCTACGGCGTCGACGTCACCTCGACCCCGATCGACGACGGCGGTGGCCCGCTGACGGTCAAGGCCCTCACCGACGGCAGCGTCCAGCTGGCCGACATCTACACGGCCAGCCCGTTGATCGCCGAGAACGACCTCGTCACCCTCGAGGACCCCGAGAACATGATCCTGCCGCAGAACGTGGTCCCGATCGTGTCCGACAAGGTCGACTCGGACGCACAGGCCGTCATCGACGGTGTCGACGCGGTCCTGAGCGCCTCCGACCTGCAGGAGCTCAACTCGAAGAGCCAGACCGACAAGGAGTCCTCGGCCACCATCGCCAAGGACTACCTGACCGAGAAGGGCCTGCTCGACAGCTAG
- a CDS encoding DedA family protein codes for MNDLLTTLLDLVQSVDPVLRTVLAGVAMVLETSVLLGLIVPGDTVAIVSATAVASPFEFGALVVALVLGALVGESVGFALGRFFGPKIRASALGRRLGEANWVRAENYLARRGGIAVFVSRFLPVLHSLIPLTVGTSPMRYRTFLTWTAPACVLWALAYVSVGAAAAGSYRELADGLHQAGYVFVGIIAAFVLLVVVVKKVLHRREERHMAHPDGDAGDEAS; via the coding sequence GTGAACGACCTGCTGACGACCCTGCTCGACCTGGTGCAGTCCGTCGACCCCGTGCTGAGGACGGTGCTGGCCGGCGTCGCCATGGTGCTCGAGACCTCGGTGCTCCTCGGCCTGATCGTGCCGGGCGACACGGTGGCGATCGTGTCGGCGACGGCGGTGGCGTCACCGTTCGAGTTCGGGGCGCTCGTGGTCGCCCTCGTCCTGGGCGCCCTGGTGGGCGAGAGCGTCGGGTTCGCCCTCGGCCGCTTCTTCGGACCGAAGATCCGGGCGAGCGCGCTCGGCCGACGCCTCGGCGAGGCGAACTGGGTCCGGGCCGAGAACTACCTCGCCCGACGGGGCGGCATCGCCGTCTTCGTGTCGAGGTTCCTGCCGGTGCTGCACTCGCTGATCCCGCTGACCGTGGGCACGAGCCCCATGCGCTACCGGACGTTCCTCACCTGGACGGCCCCCGCGTGCGTCCTCTGGGCGCTCGCCTACGTCTCCGTCGGCGCCGCGGCGGCGGGCAGCTACCGCGAGCTCGCGGACGGCCTGCACCAGGCCGGCTACGTCTTCGTCGGCATCATCGCTGCGTTCGTCCTGCTGGTCGTCGTCGTGAAGAAGGTCCTGCACCGCCGCGAGGAGCGCCACATGGCGCACCCCGACGGGGACGCGGGCGACGAGGCCTCCTGA
- a CDS encoding anthranilate synthase component I family protein: MRPAVVRSSLPWRDPEAVVRHLAATGDVVWRDAGVGATRGRSVVGWGPARTGDVRDGGADRLWHEVRDDLADVEPDSHPLGWAGWLGYGFGCRLLDRDATEGHRPAATASTVAADGDPADLALLDVDRALVFDHAARSVEAVARAGDPWRRSVAETWADVPSEPPVPGPTRASSVGSASPAVRWRHRPDEYLDLIEGCRRAIADGEAYQLCLTTAVDVDGPVDALEAFARLRRSSPAPHASFVRIGDVAVVGASPESFVEVTTDGRVSSSPIKGTRRRGSGADDTVLARELVESDKERAENVMIVDLVRNDLARVARLGTVEVSELLAVHSYEHVHQLVSTVRARLGAGCTAADVVEAAFPAGSMTGAPKRRAVELLADLEGAPRGVYSGATGWLGRDGSASLAMTIRSIVVHGARAAGAGRPARPAGARVGVGGGITISSVPVDERDEVELKASALLAVLGVRAADGAPVRMS, from the coding sequence ATGCGCCCCGCGGTCGTCCGATCCTCCCTGCCGTGGCGCGACCCCGAGGCCGTCGTCCGGCACCTGGCCGCGACCGGCGACGTCGTCTGGCGCGACGCCGGGGTGGGCGCCACCCGGGGCCGGTCCGTCGTCGGGTGGGGCCCGGCCCGGACGGGCGACGTCCGCGACGGTGGCGCCGACCGGCTCTGGCACGAGGTGCGCGACGACCTGGCCGACGTCGAGCCCGACAGCCACCCGCTCGGCTGGGCGGGCTGGCTCGGCTACGGCTTCGGCTGCCGACTGCTGGACCGTGACGCCACCGAGGGGCACCGCCCGGCGGCCACCGCCTCGACCGTCGCCGCCGACGGAGACCCCGCCGACCTCGCCCTGCTCGACGTCGACCGTGCCCTGGTCTTCGACCACGCCGCACGCTCGGTCGAGGCCGTCGCGCGGGCCGGCGACCCGTGGCGCCGCTCGGTGGCCGAGACGTGGGCCGACGTGCCGTCCGAGCCCCCGGTGCCCGGGCCGACCCGCGCCTCCTCGGTGGGCTCCGCCTCGCCCGCGGTCCGCTGGCGGCACCGCCCCGACGAGTACCTCGACCTGATCGAGGGGTGTCGGCGGGCCATCGCGGACGGTGAGGCGTACCAGCTCTGCCTGACGACGGCGGTCGACGTCGACGGGCCGGTGGACGCGCTCGAGGCCTTCGCGCGCCTCCGTCGGTCCTCGCCGGCTCCGCACGCGTCGTTCGTGCGCATCGGCGACGTGGCCGTCGTCGGGGCCTCGCCCGAGTCGTTCGTCGAGGTGACGACCGACGGCCGGGTGTCGTCGTCGCCGATCAAGGGCACGCGACGCCGCGGGTCGGGCGCCGACGACACGGTGCTCGCGCGCGAACTCGTCGAGAGCGACAAGGAGCGCGCCGAGAACGTCATGATCGTCGACCTGGTCCGCAACGACCTCGCCCGGGTGGCCCGTCTCGGCACGGTCGAGGTGTCCGAACTGCTCGCCGTGCACTCGTACGAGCACGTCCACCAGCTCGTCAGCACGGTGCGGGCCCGTCTCGGGGCGGGGTGCACCGCGGCCGACGTCGTCGAGGCGGCCTTCCCGGCCGGGTCGATGACCGGCGCGCCGAAACGTCGGGCCGTCGAACTGCTCGCCGACCTCGAGGGGGCGCCCCGGGGGGTCTACTCGGGCGCGACGGGCTGGCTCGGACGGGACGGCTCGGCGAGCCTCGCGATGACCATCCGCTCGATCGTGGTGCACGGTGCCCGGGCGGCGGGTGCGGGACGGCCCGCGCGACCGGCGGGTGCGCGCGTCGGCGTCGGCGGCGGCATCACCATCTCGTCGGTGCCGGTCGACGAACGCGACGAGGTCGAGCTCAAGGCGTCGGCCCTGCTCGCCGTGCTCGGCGTCCGTGCCGCCGACGGGGCCCCGGTGCGCATGTCGTGA
- a CDS encoding aminotransferase class IV, protein MSAERPAGDVLHVWQGDELTTRGDGATGEADPRLLVADSWLVDDGSTLALDVHRDRFAGSVAEVAGGPDADEVSAFWTAAVGVLLRTGAWFPRAELVAGDGTDDDGRARLRLRLRPAPPRRRSVVLATADRDPRTQPTVKGPDLAALGSLVADARSRGADEAVLLSPEGHVVEGAWSSIVWWRGDALCLPADDLPRLPGVTVRSLTTLAAVLGVDVLHDRTRPDELDGFEVWSLSALHGIRIVTGWVDGPAPAEDPGRLALWRGRLDRLRRPIGV, encoded by the coding sequence ATGAGTGCCGAGCGGCCGGCAGGCGACGTGCTGCACGTCTGGCAGGGCGACGAGCTGACGACGCGCGGGGACGGAGCGACGGGCGAGGCCGACCCGCGCCTCCTGGTGGCCGACTCGTGGCTGGTCGACGACGGCTCGACGCTCGCGCTCGACGTGCACCGCGACCGGTTCGCCGGCTCGGTCGCCGAGGTGGCCGGGGGGCCCGACGCGGACGAGGTCTCGGCGTTCTGGACGGCGGCCGTGGGGGTCCTGCTCCGGACGGGCGCCTGGTTCCCGCGGGCCGAGCTCGTCGCCGGCGACGGAACCGACGACGACGGTCGCGCACGGCTGCGGCTGCGCCTCCGGCCCGCTCCCCCGCGCCGCCGATCGGTCGTCCTCGCGACGGCCGACCGTGACCCCCGCACGCAGCCCACGGTCAAGGGCCCCGACCTCGCGGCCCTCGGGTCGCTCGTGGCCGACGCCCGGTCCCGAGGGGCCGACGAGGCGGTGCTGCTCTCGCCCGAAGGGCACGTCGTCGAGGGCGCCTGGAGCTCGATCGTCTGGTGGCGCGGCGACGCCCTGTGCCTGCCGGCGGACGACCTGCCCCGCCTCCCGGGCGTGACGGTCCGCAGCCTGACGACGCTGGCCGCCGTCCTCGGAGTCGACGTGCTGCACGACCGCACCCGGCCGGACGAGCTCGACGGGTTCGAGGTGTGGAGCCTCAGCGCACTGCACGGCATCCGCATCGTCACCGGCTGGGTCGACGGCCCGGCCCCGGCCGAGGACCCCGGGCGCCTCGCGCTCTGGCGCGGCCGACTCGACCGCCTGCGACGACCGATCGGCGTCTGA
- the cydD gene encoding thiol reductant ABC exporter subunit CydD: MKPLDPRLLRYASAARVFLGLGAVLGLAQTVAIVAVAWFTTTAVVKVVEGSTSGLSTALLGLGVSVAARSLVAWALEVTAARAAAQVKSQLRSRVVRAVADRGRSWVDRHSSARVATLVGPGLDALDEYFARYLPQLVLTALATPLVIVVMALHDWLSALIVVLTLPLIPVFMVLIGWTTRAAQNRQWDRLTHLASSFADAVGGASTLKAFGRERRQVERIGRLTDDYRVETIKVLRVSFLSGFVLELAASLSVALVAVSIGIRLVEGSMGLTAGLFVLLLTPEAYLPLRQVGANYHAAADGVAAAEDVFELLDDEPGDVAPRATGPTGPTGSTTVADRAEPRVETDALVVDRVSVSRGGAVRLAETSFVAETGRVTAVVGPSGAGKSTLLDAVLGLEPCEGRVVWRSSGRAPARHEIAWSGQSPMLSSGTVAENVALGDAGEPDTEAVVRALDLAGAAGLDPALVLGAGGQGLSGGQAQRVSVARALYRLDRVGAHLLLVDEPSSALDRVTEARVVEGLRRIAASGVAVVVVTHRRAVSDAADVVVPIGGLS; this comes from the coding sequence GTGAAGCCGCTCGACCCGCGCCTCCTGCGCTACGCCTCCGCCGCCCGGGTGTTCCTCGGGCTCGGTGCGGTGCTCGGCCTCGCGCAGACGGTCGCGATCGTCGCCGTGGCCTGGTTCACGACGACGGCCGTGGTCAAGGTCGTCGAGGGGAGCACCTCCGGGCTGTCGACCGCCCTGCTGGGGCTCGGCGTCTCGGTGGCGGCGCGGTCGCTCGTGGCGTGGGCGCTCGAGGTGACGGCAGCGCGGGCCGCGGCGCAGGTCAAGAGCCAGCTGCGGTCACGGGTGGTCCGAGCGGTCGCCGACCGGGGGCGCTCCTGGGTCGACCGGCACTCCTCGGCGCGCGTCGCGACCCTGGTCGGCCCGGGGCTCGACGCCCTCGACGAGTACTTCGCGCGCTACCTGCCGCAACTGGTGCTCACGGCCCTCGCGACGCCGCTGGTGATCGTCGTCATGGCGCTGCACGACTGGTTGTCGGCCCTCATCGTCGTGCTGACGTTGCCGCTGATCCCCGTCTTCATGGTGTTGATCGGGTGGACGACCCGTGCCGCCCAGAACCGGCAGTGGGACCGCCTGACGCACCTCGCCTCGTCGTTCGCCGACGCCGTGGGCGGGGCGTCGACCCTCAAGGCGTTCGGTCGTGAGCGGCGCCAGGTCGAGCGGATCGGCCGCCTCACCGACGACTACCGGGTCGAGACGATCAAGGTGCTGCGGGTGTCGTTCCTCAGCGGCTTCGTGCTCGAGCTCGCGGCGTCGTTGTCGGTCGCGCTCGTCGCCGTGTCGATCGGCATCCGGCTCGTCGAGGGGTCGATGGGGCTGACCGCCGGGCTGTTCGTGCTGCTGCTCACCCCCGAGGCCTACCTGCCCCTGCGCCAGGTCGGAGCCAACTACCACGCCGCGGCCGACGGGGTCGCGGCGGCGGAGGACGTCTTCGAGCTGCTGGACGACGAGCCGGGCGACGTCGCACCCCGGGCGACCGGGCCGACCGGGCCGACCGGGTCGACGACCGTCGCCGATCGGGCCGAGCCCCGCGTCGAGACCGACGCGCTCGTCGTCGACCGGGTCTCGGTGAGCCGAGGAGGCGCGGTGCGGCTGGCCGAGACCTCGTTCGTCGCCGAGACGGGTCGCGTCACCGCGGTCGTCGGCCCGAGCGGTGCCGGGAAGTCCACCCTGCTCGACGCGGTGCTGGGGCTGGAACCGTGCGAGGGCCGGGTGGTCTGGCGTTCGTCGGGCCGTGCCCCCGCCCGCCACGAGATCGCCTGGTCGGGTCAGTCACCGATGCTGTCGTCCGGCACGGTCGCCGAGAACGTCGCCCTGGGCGACGCGGGTGAGCCCGACACCGAGGCCGTCGTGCGTGCCCTCGACCTGGCCGGCGCGGCCGGCCTCGACCCGGCGCTCGTGCTCGGGGCCGGCGGCCAGGGGTTGTCCGGCGGCCAGGCGCAGCGGGTGTCGGTGGCCCGGGCGCTGTACCGGCTCGACCGGGTGGGGGCGCACCTCCTGCTGGTCGACGAGCCCTCGTCGGCGCTCGACCGCGTCACCGAGGCCCGGGTCGTCGAGGGCCTCCGTCGCATCGCGGCCTCGGGCGTCGCCGTGGTCGTCGTCACGCACCGCCGCGCCGTGAGCGACGCCGCCGACGTCGTCGTCCCGATCGGAGGTCTCTCGTGA
- the cydB gene encoding cytochrome d ubiquinol oxidase subunit II produces MDLPTLWFVILGFFFVGYFVLDGFDFGVGMSLPFLGRDDTDRRVLINTIGPVWDLNETWVIVAGAFLFAAFPEWYATLFSGFYLLMLLILLALIARGVSFEYRHQRPESSWKRRFDRMIVVGSAVPAFVWGLVFANVVQGVPLDEGHNYTGTLLDLLNPYALLGGLTTLLLFFTHGVVFVTLKTEGEIRGRARRLATRAGVVTIVVAAAFLALTSLMHGTLVSVALSAVAAVTLIASFVANLRGREGRSFGLMAVTIALAVSSLFAALFPGVMPASNDPANSLTIANASSSTYTLTIMSWVALVFVPLILGYQGFTYWIFRKRITRAAIPAAH; encoded by the coding sequence ATGGACCTCCCCACCCTCTGGTTCGTCATCCTCGGCTTCTTCTTCGTCGGCTACTTCGTGCTCGACGGCTTCGACTTCGGGGTCGGCATGTCGCTGCCCTTCCTCGGGCGCGACGACACCGACCGGCGTGTGCTGATCAACACGATCGGCCCGGTCTGGGATCTCAACGAGACCTGGGTCATCGTCGCCGGCGCGTTCCTGTTCGCCGCCTTCCCCGAGTGGTACGCCACGCTGTTCAGCGGCTTCTACCTCCTGATGCTGCTCATCCTGCTGGCCCTGATCGCTCGGGGCGTCTCGTTCGAGTACCGCCACCAGCGCCCCGAGTCCTCCTGGAAGCGCCGCTTCGACCGCATGATCGTCGTCGGGTCGGCCGTGCCGGCGTTCGTCTGGGGCCTCGTCTTCGCCAACGTCGTGCAGGGCGTGCCGCTCGACGAGGGGCACAACTACACCGGGACTCTGCTCGACCTGCTCAACCCCTACGCCCTGCTGGGCGGCCTCACGACCCTGCTGCTCTTCTTCACGCACGGCGTGGTGTTCGTCACGCTCAAGACCGAGGGCGAGATCCGCGGTCGGGCCAGGCGACTCGCCACCCGAGCCGGGGTCGTCACGATCGTCGTCGCCGCGGCCTTCCTGGCCCTGACCTCGCTGATGCACGGGACCCTCGTGTCGGTCGCCCTCTCGGCCGTGGCCGCCGTCACCCTGATCGCGTCGTTCGTCGCGAACCTCCGCGGCCGTGAGGGGCGGTCCTTCGGCCTCATGGCCGTCACGATCGCCCTGGCGGTGTCGAGCCTGTTCGCGGCGCTCTTCCCCGGGGTGATGCCGGCGAGCAACGATCCGGCGAACAGCCTCACGATCGCCAACGCGTCGAGCTCCACCTATACCCTGACCATCATGAGCTGGGTCGCCCTCGTCTTCGTCCCGCTCATCCTCGGCTACCAGGGCTTCACCTACTGGATCTTCCGCAAACGGATCACCCGTGCGGCGATCCCGGCCGCGCACTGA
- a CDS encoding cytochrome ubiquinol oxidase subunit I — translation MNELLDPLLLSRWQFGLTTIYHFLFVPLTIGMAFTVAVFQTAWVRTGRIHYLQLTQFFGKIFLINFAMGVVTGIVQEFQFGMNWSDYSRFVGDVFGAPLALEGLLAFFLEATFIGIWIFGWDKVPPKLHLLSIWGATVGSILSAYFIIAANAFMQNPVGYDINEEKGRAELTSIWEVLTNKVALAAFPHTIFACFMVSAAVIVAVAAWHLSRNQHLETMRPALRFGLWTMVAAGALTFITGDQLGLAMVETQPMKMAAAEALYKTSTGADASFSIFTLGTPDGVHELFSIRVPYLLSFLSTHTFDGTVEGINDLQAQYVQLYGPGDYTPIIWVTYWSFRWMMGLGMVSVLVSLVGLWITRKGRLPQNKWVWRAAVFSYPMPLLAMIVGWVFTEMGRQPWLVFGLLKTEDGVSPGVTGLTVLISLVAFTLIYGTLAVVEFKLIVRAAQQGPADAPEPDPVSGEIRHEATVY, via the coding sequence ATGAACGAGCTGCTCGACCCGCTGCTGTTGTCTCGCTGGCAGTTCGGGCTCACCACGATCTACCACTTCCTGTTCGTGCCCCTCACGATCGGCATGGCGTTCACGGTGGCGGTCTTCCAGACGGCGTGGGTGCGCACGGGCCGCATCCACTACCTGCAGCTGACCCAGTTCTTCGGCAAGATCTTCCTGATCAACTTCGCCATGGGCGTCGTGACCGGCATCGTGCAGGAGTTCCAGTTCGGCATGAACTGGTCCGACTACTCGCGGTTCGTCGGCGACGTGTTCGGTGCCCCGCTCGCGCTCGAGGGCCTGCTCGCGTTCTTCCTCGAGGCGACCTTCATCGGCATCTGGATCTTCGGCTGGGACAAGGTGCCGCCGAAGCTGCACCTGCTGAGCATCTGGGGCGCGACCGTCGGCAGCATCCTCTCGGCGTACTTCATCATCGCCGCGAACGCCTTCATGCAGAATCCGGTCGGCTACGACATCAACGAGGAGAAGGGTCGGGCCGAGCTCACCAGCATCTGGGAGGTGCTGACCAACAAGGTGGCCCTCGCCGCGTTCCCGCACACGATCTTCGCCTGCTTCATGGTCTCGGCCGCGGTCATCGTCGCGGTCGCCGCCTGGCACCTGTCGCGCAACCAGCACCTCGAGACCATGCGGCCGGCCCTGCGGTTCGGTCTCTGGACGATGGTCGCCGCCGGCGCGCTCACCTTCATCACGGGCGACCAGCTCGGCCTCGCCATGGTCGAGACCCAGCCCATGAAGATGGCGGCCGCGGAGGCGCTGTACAAGACCAGCACGGGGGCCGACGCCTCGTTCTCGATCTTCACCCTGGGGACGCCCGACGGGGTGCACGAGCTCTTCAGCATCCGGGTGCCGTACCTGCTGTCGTTCCTGTCGACGCACACGTTCGACGGCACGGTCGAGGGCATCAACGACCTGCAGGCGCAGTACGTGCAGCTCTACGGTCCGGGCGACTACACCCCGATCATCTGGGTCACCTACTGGTCCTTCCGCTGGATGATGGGCCTCGGCATGGTCAGCGTCCTCGTCTCGCTCGTCGGCCTCTGGATCACCCGCAAGGGGCGCCTGCCGCAGAACAAGTGGGTGTGGCGGGCCGCGGTCTTCAGCTACCCGATGCCCCTCCTCGCCATGATCGTCGGCTGGGTCTTCACCGAGATGGGACGGCAGCCCTGGCTCGTCTTCGGGCTGCTCAAGACCGAGGACGGCGTCTCGCCCGGGGTCACCGGCCTGACGGTGCTCATCTCGCTCGTCGCCTTCACGCTGATCTACGGCACGCTGGCGGTCGTCGAGTTCAAGCTCATCGTCAGGGCCGCCCAGCAGGGGCCGGCCGACGCCCCCGAGCCCGACCCCGTCTCGGGCGAGATCCGCCACGAGGCCACGGTCTACTGA